One part of the Symphalangus syndactylus isolate Jambi chromosome 1, NHGRI_mSymSyn1-v2.1_pri, whole genome shotgun sequence genome encodes these proteins:
- the CHDH gene encoding choline dehydrogenase, mitochondrial isoform X4 produces the protein MWCLLRGLGRPGTLARGALGQQQPLGARALASAGSESRDEYSYVVVGAGSAGCVLAGRLTEDPTERVLLLEAGPKDVRAGSKRLSWKIHMPAALVANLCDDRYNWCYHTEVQRGLDGRVLYWPRGRVWGGSSSLNAMVYVRGHAEDYERWQRQGARGWDYAHCLPYFRKAQGHELGASRYRGADGPLRVSRGKTNHPLHRAFLEATQQAGYPLTEDMNGFQQEGFGWMDMTIHEGKRWSAACAYLHPALSRTNLKAEAETLVSRVLFEGTRAVGVEYVKNGQSHRLLMLSGIGNADDLKKLGIPVVCHLPGVGQNLQDHLEIYIQQACTRPITLHSAQKPLRKVCIGLEWLWKFTGEGATAHLETGGFIRSQPGVPHPDIQFHFLPSQVIDHGRVPTQQEAYQVHVGPMRGTSVGWLKLRSANPQDHPVIQPNYLSTETDIEDFRLCVKLTREIFAQEALAPFRGKELQPGSHVQSDKEIDAFVRAKADSAYHPSCTCKMGQPSDPTAVVDPQTRVLGVENLRVVDASIMPSMVSGNLNAPTIMIAEKAADIIKGRPALWDKDVPVYKPRTLATQR, from the exons ATGTGGTGTCTCCTACGAGGCCTGGGCCGGCCTGGAACCCTGGCACGGGGAGCCCTGGGGCAGCAGCAACCCCTGGGTGCCCGGGCCCTGGCCAGCGCGGGCTCTGAGAGCCGGGACGAGTACAGCTACGTGGTGGTGGGCGCGGGTTCGGCGGGCTGCGTTCTGGCCGGGAGGCTCACGGAGGACCCCACCGAGCGCGTGCTGCTGCTGGAGGCCGGGCCCAAGGACGTGCGCGCGGGGAGCAAACGGCTCTCCTGGAAGATCCACATGCCCGCGGCCCTGGTGGCCAACCTGTGCGACGACAGGTACAACTGGTGCTACCACACAGAGGTGCAGCGGGGCCTGGACGGCCGCGTGCTGTACTGGCCACGCGGCCGCGTCTGGGGCGGCTCCTCATCCCTCAACGCCATGGTCTACGTCCGTGGGCACGCCGAGGACTACGAGCGCTGGCAGCGCCAGGGCGCCCGCGGCTGGGACTATGCGCACTGCCTGCCCTACTTCCGCAAGGCACAGGGCCACGAGCTGGGCGCCAGCCGGTACCGGGGTGCCGATGGCCCGCTGCGGGTGTCCCGGGGCAAGACCAACCACCCGCTGCACCGCGCATTCCTGGAGGCCACGCAGCAAGCCGGCTACCCGCTCACTGAGGACATGAATGGCTTCCAGCAGGAGGGCTTCGGCTGGATGGACATGACCATCCATGAAG GCAAACGGTGGAGCGCGGCCTGTGCCTACCTGCACCCAGCACTGAGCCGTACCAACCTCAAGGCCGAGGCCGAGACGCTTGTGAGCAGGGTGCTATTTGAGGGCACCCGTGCAGTGGGCGTGGAGTACGTCAAGAATGGCCAGAGCCACAGG CTGCTCATGCTCTCCGGCATCGGGAATGCTGATGACCTCAAGAAACTGGGCATCCCTGTGGTGTGCCACCTACCTG GGGTTGGCCAGAACCTGCAAGACCACCTGGAGATCTACATTCAGCAGGCATGCACCCGCCCTATCACCCTCCATTCAGCACAGAAGCCCCTGCGGAAGGTCTGCATTGGTCTGGAGTGGCTCTGGAAATTCACAG GGGAGGGAGCCACTGCCCATCTGGAAACAGGTGGGTTCATCCGCAGCCAGCCTGGGGTCCCCCATCCGGACATCCAATTCCATTTCCTGCCATCCCAAGTGATTGACCACGGGCGGGTCCCCACCCAGCAGGAGGCTTACCAG GTACACGTGGGACCCATGCGGGGCACGAGTGTGGGCTGGCTCAAACTGAGAAGTGCCAATCCCCAAGACCACCCTGTGATCCAGCCCAACTACTTGTCAACAG AAACTGATATTGAGGATTTCCGTCTGTGTGTGAAGCTCACCAGAGAAATTTTTGCACAGGAAGCCCTGGCTCCGTTCCGAGGGAAAGAGCTCCAGCCGGGAAGCCACGTTCAGTCAGATAAAGAGATAGATGCCTTTGTGCGGGCAAAAGCTGACAGCGCCTACCACCCCTCGTGCACCTGTAAGATGGGCCAGCCCTCTGATCCCACTGCTGTGGTGGATCCGCAGACAAGGGTCCTTGGGGTGGAAAACCTCAGGGTTGTCGATGCCTCCATCATGCCTAGCATGGTCAGCGGCAACCTGAACGCCCCCACAATCATGATCGCAGAGAAGGCAGCTGACATTATCAAGGGGCGGCCTGCACTCTGGGACAAAGATGTCCCTGTCTACAAGCCCAGGACGCTGGCCACCCAGCGCTAA
- the CHDH gene encoding choline dehydrogenase, mitochondrial isoform X2: MWCLLRGLGRPGTLARGALGQQQPLGARALASAGSESRDEYSYVVVGAGSAGCVLAGRLTEDPTERVLLLEAGPKDVRAGSKRLSWKIHMPAALVANLCDDRYNWCYHTEVQRGLDGRVLYWPRGRVWGGSSSLNAMVYVRGHAEDYERWQRQGARGWDYAHCLPYFRKAQGHELGASRYRGADGPLRVSRGKTNHPLHRAFLEATQQAGYPLTEDMNGFQQEGFGWMDMTIHEGKRWSAACAYLHPALSRTNLKAEAETLVSRVLFEGTRAVGVEYVKNGQSHRAYASKEVILSGGAINSPQLLMLSGIGNADDLKKLGIPVVCHLPGVGQNLQDHLEIYIQQACTRPITLHSAQKPLRKVCIGLEWLWKFTGEGATAHLETGGFIRSQPGVPHPDIQFHFLPSQVIDHGRVPTQQEAYQVHVGPMRGTSVGWLKLRSANPQDHPVIQPNYLSTETDIEDFRLCVKLTREIFAQEALAPFRGKELQPGSHVQSDKEIDAFVRAKADSAYHPSCTCKMGQPSDPTAVVDPQTRVLGVENLRVVDASIMPSMVSGNLNAPTIMIAEKAADIIKGRPALWDKDVPVYKPRTLATQR; this comes from the exons ATGTGGTGTCTCCTACGAGGCCTGGGCCGGCCTGGAACCCTGGCACGGGGAGCCCTGGGGCAGCAGCAACCCCTGGGTGCCCGGGCCCTGGCCAGCGCGGGCTCTGAGAGCCGGGACGAGTACAGCTACGTGGTGGTGGGCGCGGGTTCGGCGGGCTGCGTTCTGGCCGGGAGGCTCACGGAGGACCCCACCGAGCGCGTGCTGCTGCTGGAGGCCGGGCCCAAGGACGTGCGCGCGGGGAGCAAACGGCTCTCCTGGAAGATCCACATGCCCGCGGCCCTGGTGGCCAACCTGTGCGACGACAGGTACAACTGGTGCTACCACACAGAGGTGCAGCGGGGCCTGGACGGCCGCGTGCTGTACTGGCCACGCGGCCGCGTCTGGGGCGGCTCCTCATCCCTCAACGCCATGGTCTACGTCCGTGGGCACGCCGAGGACTACGAGCGCTGGCAGCGCCAGGGCGCCCGCGGCTGGGACTATGCGCACTGCCTGCCCTACTTCCGCAAGGCACAGGGCCACGAGCTGGGCGCCAGCCGGTACCGGGGTGCCGATGGCCCGCTGCGGGTGTCCCGGGGCAAGACCAACCACCCGCTGCACCGCGCATTCCTGGAGGCCACGCAGCAAGCCGGCTACCCGCTCACTGAGGACATGAATGGCTTCCAGCAGGAGGGCTTCGGCTGGATGGACATGACCATCCATGAAG GCAAACGGTGGAGCGCGGCCTGTGCCTACCTGCACCCAGCACTGAGCCGTACCAACCTCAAGGCCGAGGCCGAGACGCTTGTGAGCAGGGTGCTATTTGAGGGCACCCGTGCAGTGGGCGTGGAGTACGTCAAGAATGGCCAGAGCCACAGG GCTTATGCCAGCAAGGAGGTGATTCTGAGTGGAGGTGCCATCAACTCTCCACAGCTGCTCATGCTCTCCGGCATCGGGAATGCTGATGACCTCAAGAAACTGGGCATCCCTGTGGTGTGCCACCTACCTG GGGTTGGCCAGAACCTGCAAGACCACCTGGAGATCTACATTCAGCAGGCATGCACCCGCCCTATCACCCTCCATTCAGCACAGAAGCCCCTGCGGAAGGTCTGCATTGGTCTGGAGTGGCTCTGGAAATTCACAG GGGAGGGAGCCACTGCCCATCTGGAAACAGGTGGGTTCATCCGCAGCCAGCCTGGGGTCCCCCATCCGGACATCCAATTCCATTTCCTGCCATCCCAAGTGATTGACCACGGGCGGGTCCCCACCCAGCAGGAGGCTTACCAG GTACACGTGGGACCCATGCGGGGCACGAGTGTGGGCTGGCTCAAACTGAGAAGTGCCAATCCCCAAGACCACCCTGTGATCCAGCCCAACTACTTGTCAACAG AAACTGATATTGAGGATTTCCGTCTGTGTGTGAAGCTCACCAGAGAAATTTTTGCACAGGAAGCCCTGGCTCCGTTCCGAGGGAAAGAGCTCCAGCCGGGAAGCCACGTTCAGTCAGATAAAGAGATAGATGCCTTTGTGCGGGCAAAAGCTGACAGCGCCTACCACCCCTCGTGCACCTGTAAGATGGGCCAGCCCTCTGATCCCACTGCTGTGGTGGATCCGCAGACAAGGGTCCTTGGGGTGGAAAACCTCAGGGTTGTCGATGCCTCCATCATGCCTAGCATGGTCAGCGGCAACCTGAACGCCCCCACAATCATGATCGCAGAGAAGGCAGCTGACATTATCAAGGGGCGGCCTGCACTCTGGGACAAAGATGTCCCTGTCTACAAGCCCAGGACGCTGGCCACCCAGCGCTAA
- the CHDH gene encoding choline dehydrogenase, mitochondrial isoform X3 has translation MWCLLRGLGRPGTLARGALGQQQPLGARALASAGSESRDEYSYVVVGAGSAGCVLAGRLTEDPTERVLLLEAGPKDVRAGSKRLSWKIHMPAALVANLCDDRYNWCYHTEVQRGLDGRVLYWPRGRVWGGSSSLNAMVYVRGHAEDYERWQRQGARGWDYAHCLPYFRKAQGHELGASRYRGADGPLRVSRGKTNHPLHRAFLEATQQAGYPLTEDMNGFQQEGFGWMDMTIHEGSKRWSAACAYLHPALSRTNLKAEAETLVSRVLFEGTRAVGVEYVKNGQSHRLLMLSGIGNADDLKKLGIPVVCHLPGVGQNLQDHLEIYIQQACTRPITLHSAQKPLRKVCIGLEWLWKFTGEGATAHLETGGFIRSQPGVPHPDIQFHFLPSQVIDHGRVPTQQEAYQVHVGPMRGTSVGWLKLRSANPQDHPVIQPNYLSTETDIEDFRLCVKLTREIFAQEALAPFRGKELQPGSHVQSDKEIDAFVRAKADSAYHPSCTCKMGQPSDPTAVVDPQTRVLGVENLRVVDASIMPSMVSGNLNAPTIMIAEKAADIIKGRPALWDKDVPVYKPRTLATQR, from the exons ATGTGGTGTCTCCTACGAGGCCTGGGCCGGCCTGGAACCCTGGCACGGGGAGCCCTGGGGCAGCAGCAACCCCTGGGTGCCCGGGCCCTGGCCAGCGCGGGCTCTGAGAGCCGGGACGAGTACAGCTACGTGGTGGTGGGCGCGGGTTCGGCGGGCTGCGTTCTGGCCGGGAGGCTCACGGAGGACCCCACCGAGCGCGTGCTGCTGCTGGAGGCCGGGCCCAAGGACGTGCGCGCGGGGAGCAAACGGCTCTCCTGGAAGATCCACATGCCCGCGGCCCTGGTGGCCAACCTGTGCGACGACAGGTACAACTGGTGCTACCACACAGAGGTGCAGCGGGGCCTGGACGGCCGCGTGCTGTACTGGCCACGCGGCCGCGTCTGGGGCGGCTCCTCATCCCTCAACGCCATGGTCTACGTCCGTGGGCACGCCGAGGACTACGAGCGCTGGCAGCGCCAGGGCGCCCGCGGCTGGGACTATGCGCACTGCCTGCCCTACTTCCGCAAGGCACAGGGCCACGAGCTGGGCGCCAGCCGGTACCGGGGTGCCGATGGCCCGCTGCGGGTGTCCCGGGGCAAGACCAACCACCCGCTGCACCGCGCATTCCTGGAGGCCACGCAGCAAGCCGGCTACCCGCTCACTGAGGACATGAATGGCTTCCAGCAGGAGGGCTTCGGCTGGATGGACATGACCATCCATGAAGGTA GCAAACGGTGGAGCGCGGCCTGTGCCTACCTGCACCCAGCACTGAGCCGTACCAACCTCAAGGCCGAGGCCGAGACGCTTGTGAGCAGGGTGCTATTTGAGGGCACCCGTGCAGTGGGCGTGGAGTACGTCAAGAATGGCCAGAGCCACAGG CTGCTCATGCTCTCCGGCATCGGGAATGCTGATGACCTCAAGAAACTGGGCATCCCTGTGGTGTGCCACCTACCTG GGGTTGGCCAGAACCTGCAAGACCACCTGGAGATCTACATTCAGCAGGCATGCACCCGCCCTATCACCCTCCATTCAGCACAGAAGCCCCTGCGGAAGGTCTGCATTGGTCTGGAGTGGCTCTGGAAATTCACAG GGGAGGGAGCCACTGCCCATCTGGAAACAGGTGGGTTCATCCGCAGCCAGCCTGGGGTCCCCCATCCGGACATCCAATTCCATTTCCTGCCATCCCAAGTGATTGACCACGGGCGGGTCCCCACCCAGCAGGAGGCTTACCAG GTACACGTGGGACCCATGCGGGGCACGAGTGTGGGCTGGCTCAAACTGAGAAGTGCCAATCCCCAAGACCACCCTGTGATCCAGCCCAACTACTTGTCAACAG AAACTGATATTGAGGATTTCCGTCTGTGTGTGAAGCTCACCAGAGAAATTTTTGCACAGGAAGCCCTGGCTCCGTTCCGAGGGAAAGAGCTCCAGCCGGGAAGCCACGTTCAGTCAGATAAAGAGATAGATGCCTTTGTGCGGGCAAAAGCTGACAGCGCCTACCACCCCTCGTGCACCTGTAAGATGGGCCAGCCCTCTGATCCCACTGCTGTGGTGGATCCGCAGACAAGGGTCCTTGGGGTGGAAAACCTCAGGGTTGTCGATGCCTCCATCATGCCTAGCATGGTCAGCGGCAACCTGAACGCCCCCACAATCATGATCGCAGAGAAGGCAGCTGACATTATCAAGGGGCGGCCTGCACTCTGGGACAAAGATGTCCCTGTCTACAAGCCCAGGACGCTGGCCACCCAGCGCTAA
- the CHDH gene encoding choline dehydrogenase, mitochondrial isoform X1: MWCLLRGLGRPGTLARGALGQQQPLGARALASAGSESRDEYSYVVVGAGSAGCVLAGRLTEDPTERVLLLEAGPKDVRAGSKRLSWKIHMPAALVANLCDDRYNWCYHTEVQRGLDGRVLYWPRGRVWGGSSSLNAMVYVRGHAEDYERWQRQGARGWDYAHCLPYFRKAQGHELGASRYRGADGPLRVSRGKTNHPLHRAFLEATQQAGYPLTEDMNGFQQEGFGWMDMTIHEGSKRWSAACAYLHPALSRTNLKAEAETLVSRVLFEGTRAVGVEYVKNGQSHRAYASKEVILSGGAINSPQLLMLSGIGNADDLKKLGIPVVCHLPGVGQNLQDHLEIYIQQACTRPITLHSAQKPLRKVCIGLEWLWKFTGEGATAHLETGGFIRSQPGVPHPDIQFHFLPSQVIDHGRVPTQQEAYQVHVGPMRGTSVGWLKLRSANPQDHPVIQPNYLSTETDIEDFRLCVKLTREIFAQEALAPFRGKELQPGSHVQSDKEIDAFVRAKADSAYHPSCTCKMGQPSDPTAVVDPQTRVLGVENLRVVDASIMPSMVSGNLNAPTIMIAEKAADIIKGRPALWDKDVPVYKPRTLATQR, translated from the exons ATGTGGTGTCTCCTACGAGGCCTGGGCCGGCCTGGAACCCTGGCACGGGGAGCCCTGGGGCAGCAGCAACCCCTGGGTGCCCGGGCCCTGGCCAGCGCGGGCTCTGAGAGCCGGGACGAGTACAGCTACGTGGTGGTGGGCGCGGGTTCGGCGGGCTGCGTTCTGGCCGGGAGGCTCACGGAGGACCCCACCGAGCGCGTGCTGCTGCTGGAGGCCGGGCCCAAGGACGTGCGCGCGGGGAGCAAACGGCTCTCCTGGAAGATCCACATGCCCGCGGCCCTGGTGGCCAACCTGTGCGACGACAGGTACAACTGGTGCTACCACACAGAGGTGCAGCGGGGCCTGGACGGCCGCGTGCTGTACTGGCCACGCGGCCGCGTCTGGGGCGGCTCCTCATCCCTCAACGCCATGGTCTACGTCCGTGGGCACGCCGAGGACTACGAGCGCTGGCAGCGCCAGGGCGCCCGCGGCTGGGACTATGCGCACTGCCTGCCCTACTTCCGCAAGGCACAGGGCCACGAGCTGGGCGCCAGCCGGTACCGGGGTGCCGATGGCCCGCTGCGGGTGTCCCGGGGCAAGACCAACCACCCGCTGCACCGCGCATTCCTGGAGGCCACGCAGCAAGCCGGCTACCCGCTCACTGAGGACATGAATGGCTTCCAGCAGGAGGGCTTCGGCTGGATGGACATGACCATCCATGAAGGTA GCAAACGGTGGAGCGCGGCCTGTGCCTACCTGCACCCAGCACTGAGCCGTACCAACCTCAAGGCCGAGGCCGAGACGCTTGTGAGCAGGGTGCTATTTGAGGGCACCCGTGCAGTGGGCGTGGAGTACGTCAAGAATGGCCAGAGCCACAGG GCTTATGCCAGCAAGGAGGTGATTCTGAGTGGAGGTGCCATCAACTCTCCACAGCTGCTCATGCTCTCCGGCATCGGGAATGCTGATGACCTCAAGAAACTGGGCATCCCTGTGGTGTGCCACCTACCTG GGGTTGGCCAGAACCTGCAAGACCACCTGGAGATCTACATTCAGCAGGCATGCACCCGCCCTATCACCCTCCATTCAGCACAGAAGCCCCTGCGGAAGGTCTGCATTGGTCTGGAGTGGCTCTGGAAATTCACAG GGGAGGGAGCCACTGCCCATCTGGAAACAGGTGGGTTCATCCGCAGCCAGCCTGGGGTCCCCCATCCGGACATCCAATTCCATTTCCTGCCATCCCAAGTGATTGACCACGGGCGGGTCCCCACCCAGCAGGAGGCTTACCAG GTACACGTGGGACCCATGCGGGGCACGAGTGTGGGCTGGCTCAAACTGAGAAGTGCCAATCCCCAAGACCACCCTGTGATCCAGCCCAACTACTTGTCAACAG AAACTGATATTGAGGATTTCCGTCTGTGTGTGAAGCTCACCAGAGAAATTTTTGCACAGGAAGCCCTGGCTCCGTTCCGAGGGAAAGAGCTCCAGCCGGGAAGCCACGTTCAGTCAGATAAAGAGATAGATGCCTTTGTGCGGGCAAAAGCTGACAGCGCCTACCACCCCTCGTGCACCTGTAAGATGGGCCAGCCCTCTGATCCCACTGCTGTGGTGGATCCGCAGACAAGGGTCCTTGGGGTGGAAAACCTCAGGGTTGTCGATGCCTCCATCATGCCTAGCATGGTCAGCGGCAACCTGAACGCCCCCACAATCATGATCGCAGAGAAGGCAGCTGACATTATCAAGGGGCGGCCTGCACTCTGGGACAAAGATGTCCCTGTCTACAAGCCCAGGACGCTGGCCACCCAGCGCTAA